A region of Chloracidobacterium sp. DNA encodes the following proteins:
- a CDS encoding DNRLRE domain-containing protein — MTRLFALILVFGLTLFAVIGEPVAHANSAVAGSDERVDNVHPANSKNSPMRTFGNTTVTFQDGVSGYTGTRDTYTYQVSPATVRGAENLIIQDRNPSSIPEDERTSLLQFDLSAIPANSTIVSAQLDFYVDSEGQGFNMYRMKVPWNEATASYTSIGNRHFIPEGIDAEIAVSAFWSGVDGYVGPITVSVPPSQISDWVNGVMVNNGWLMTSAHFDDGVQLRSSEHATIANRPKLTVVYNETPPNFAPASPVVISPPDNATDISTSPNLEVSVADPNVDNLTVTYYGRPVTPPSTGEDFTIIAMPDTQHYVDNGGANAANFYAQTQWIVANKDALNIRFVTGLGDISENGNTFDSEWQIANTAYTTIEDPVTTNLVDGIPYGLAVGNHDQSPNGGGDTASTTKYNQYFGTSRFSGRGYYGGQHGTNNDNHYELFSGGGMDFIIIHLEYDTTPLPEVLTWADGLLQTYSDRRAIVTTHWMVGMGHPAPFSAQGAAIYNELKDRPNLFMQLGGHVHAEGRRQDTFQGRTVWSLLSDYQARPNGGNGLLRIMTFSPANNTISVKTYSPSLAQFETDFDSQFTLSYDMSGSAPFQLIGTNNSVPSGTNTSINWPGLTGGIEYEWYATTSDGIETTTSPIWSFITTFAGPTPTFTATATATFTPTPTNTPTSTATATPTSTPVSGIDHVVWIWFENKEANQITAASAPFFANFAANGVNFTEFYGMTHPSQPNYLHAFAGSNLGVTTNNYCTFPVGNDSLPQQLAAAGRSWRVYAQNYPGACSDVVTASGPVDGWGAAGNYDRKHNPAIPFEGTRLNPAECSNIQPLANFDPLVNFSFVVPNNINSMHDGTIAQGDAFLQAFMPQVTNSPDWARTLVIVSFDEGTSAINGGGRIYTAARAPWITPGGSSSTFYNHHSALRTIEDIFGLPYLGGAATSTTITEVFPPAATNTPTFSPTSTATDTPTNTPTPPAVITGTATYGNAIGAPNPRFVSNVAISGVGSPNVSATTDFPSGSYSLTGFGSGSYTVTPSKANGHDASVSSFDAARIAQYVSSLTTFSPAQQTVADVSGNGGVSSFDAALVASFAVGNDGGSSGSWRFSPLSRTYPSITTDILGEDYSALLMGEVSGNWTNTGARPAGKVNNEQWTVDSKDIEPESGILVELPNAVSAIDKEIVVPVNVHGIMDKGVIAYEFDLRYDPAVIQPLPNVADVAGTVSRGLSVVVNSSEPGLLRVAVYGAMPIEENGLLVNLRFTAVGASGSVSPISFERIVFNEGLSRVTIADGKIELF; from the coding sequence ATGACAAGGCTATTTGCGTTGATTCTGGTCTTTGGTTTGACGTTATTTGCGGTTATTGGCGAGCCGGTGGCTCACGCAAATTCGGCTGTTGCGGGTTCTGATGAGCGAGTAGATAATGTTCATCCCGCGAACAGCAAAAACTCGCCGATGCGTACTTTCGGCAATACGACGGTGACTTTTCAGGATGGCGTGAGCGGTTATACGGGCACTCGCGATACCTATACTTATCAGGTCAGTCCGGCGACGGTTCGCGGGGCTGAGAACCTGATAATCCAGGATAGAAATCCGAGTAGTATTCCTGAGGATGAACGCACTTCATTGCTTCAATTCGACCTTTCCGCGATCCCCGCGAATTCCACGATCGTCTCGGCGCAGCTTGATTTTTATGTAGACAGCGAAGGCCAGGGTTTCAATATGTACCGCATGAAGGTTCCCTGGAACGAGGCGACCGCGAGCTATACCTCAATAGGCAACCGGCATTTTATACCTGAGGGAATTGACGCTGAGATCGCGGTCAGTGCTTTTTGGTCAGGAGTTGACGGATATGTTGGGCCGATCACGGTTTCTGTTCCGCCTTCGCAGATCAGTGATTGGGTGAATGGCGTGATGGTAAATAACGGCTGGCTTATGACCTCGGCACACTTTGATGACGGCGTGCAGCTGCGGTCAAGTGAACACGCCACGATCGCCAACCGCCCGAAACTAACTGTCGTTTATAACGAAACGCCGCCTAATTTCGCGCCAGCTTCGCCCGTGGTTATCTCACCGCCGGATAATGCAACTGATATTTCCACGTCGCCGAATTTGGAAGTCAGCGTCGCCGATCCGAATGTGGATAACCTGACGGTCACCTATTACGGACGTCCTGTCACACCTCCGTCAACCGGCGAAGATTTTACAATTATCGCAATGCCGGACACGCAGCATTACGTTGATAACGGCGGGGCAAATGCCGCAAATTTCTATGCTCAGACACAGTGGATAGTCGCAAACAAGGACGCACTTAACATAAGGTTCGTGACCGGTTTGGGCGACATTTCGGAGAACGGAAATACCTTTGACTCGGAATGGCAGATCGCTAATACGGCGTACACCACAATTGAAGACCCTGTGACGACCAATCTTGTCGACGGCATTCCATACGGGCTTGCTGTGGGCAATCATGACCAGTCTCCGAACGGCGGTGGCGATACTGCCAGCACTACGAAATATAACCAGTACTTTGGTACATCTCGTTTTAGCGGACGCGGTTATTATGGCGGCCAGCACGGCACAAATAATGACAATCACTATGAGTTGTTCAGCGGCGGCGGGATGGACTTTATTATTATCCATCTCGAATATGACACGACACCGCTTCCGGAAGTTTTGACATGGGCCGACGGTTTGCTGCAAACATACAGCGATCGTCGCGCGATCGTCACGACGCACTGGATGGTCGGCATGGGCCATCCGGCGCCTTTTAGTGCTCAGGGAGCGGCGATCTACAATGAGCTAAAGGATAGGCCAAATCTTTTCATGCAGCTCGGCGGACACGTGCATGCTGAAGGCCGCAGACAGGATACCTTTCAGGGGAGAACGGTTTGGTCGCTGTTATCTGACTATCAGGCGCGGCCAAACGGCGGGAACGGCTTGCTGCGGATCATGACCTTTTCACCAGCCAACAACACGATCTCGGTAAAGACCTACTCTCCAAGCCTTGCACAATTTGAGACCGATTTCGACAGTCAGTTCACCCTGAGTTATGACATGTCCGGCTCAGCGCCGTTTCAATTGATCGGGACAAATAACAGTGTTCCGTCCGGTACAAATACTTCAATAAACTGGCCGGGACTGACCGGCGGAATTGAGTACGAATGGTATGCAACCACCAGTGACGGAATTGAGACCACGACTAGTCCAATATGGAGCTTTATAACGACATTCGCCGGGCCAACTCCAACGTTCACGGCGACCGCCACGGCGACGTTCACACCTACGCCGACAAACACACCGACCTCTACAGCAACTGCGACACCGACGTCAACGCCGGTGAGCGGCATCGACCATGTAGTTTGGATCTGGTTTGAAAATAAAGAAGCCAATCAAATCACTGCGGCGTCTGCACCATTCTTTGCGAACTTTGCGGCAAACGGCGTCAACTTCACGGAGTTTTACGGCATGACGCATCCGTCGCAGCCGAACTATCTGCATGCTTTTGCGGGTTCGAATCTGGGAGTAACAACAAACAATTACTGCACGTTTCCGGTCGGGAATGATAGCCTGCCTCAGCAGCTTGCCGCGGCTGGCAGATCTTGGCGTGTCTATGCACAGAATTATCCCGGAGCCTGTTCCGATGTCGTTACCGCTTCCGGTCCAGTCGACGGTTGGGGGGCTGCGGGAAATTACGACCGGAAACATAATCCGGCGATACCGTTTGAAGGCACGCGGCTAAATCCCGCCGAGTGCTCGAATATTCAGCCGCTGGCAAATTTTGACCCGCTCGTTAATTTTTCGTTTGTCGTGCCAAACAACATCAACAGTATGCACGACGGAACTATCGCGCAGGGGGATGCATTTCTTCAGGCCTTTATGCCGCAGGTAACAAATAGCCCGGACTGGGCACGTACGCTCGTCATCGTCAGCTTTGACGAAGGCACGAGCGCCATCAATGGCGGCGGCCGTATCTACACAGCCGCCAGGGCTCCGTGGATCACGCCCGGAGGCAGCTCCTCGACATTCTACAATCACCACAGCGCTCTGCGCACAATTGAGGATATTTTTGGCTTGCCATATTTGGGCGGCGCGGCAACTTCGACTACGATTACCGAGGTTTTTCCCCCGGCTGCCACGAATACTCCGACCTTTTCCCCAACAAGTACTGCGACGGATACACCGACAAATACGCCAACACCTCCGGCTGTGATCACCGGAACCGCTACTTACGGCAATGCCATAGGTGCGCCAAATCCTCGTTTTGTTTCAAATGTGGCGATTAGCGGCGTTGGTTCGCCGAATGTTTCTGCGACTACTGATTTTCCTAGTGGCAGTTATTCACTAACCGGATTTGGATCGGGTTCTTATACGGTGACGCCATCAAAGGCGAACGGTCATGATGCATCCGTAAGTTCATTCGACGCGGCGCGGATCGCTCAATATGTTTCAAGTCTCACTACGTTTTCACCAGCACAGCAAACTGTCGCCGATGTCAGCGGAAACGGTGGTGTCTCATCATTCGACGCGGCGCTTGTTGCCAGTTTTGCTGTCGGAAATGACGGCGGCTCGTCAGGAAGCTGGAGATTTAGCCCGCTGAGCAGAACATACCCATCTATCACTACCGACATCCTTGGCGAAGACTATTCTGCACTGCTAATGGGCGAGGTTTCGGGGAATTGGACAAATACAGGCGCGAGGCCGGCGGGAAAAGTGAACAATGAACAGTGGACAGTGGACAGTAAAGACATTGAGCCGGAAAGTGGCATCTTAGTTGAATTGCCGAATGCAGTATCGGCCATAGATAAGGAAATCGTCGTGCCGGTGAATGTTCATGGCATTATGGACAAAGGCGTTATCGCTTATGAGTTCGATCTCAGATACGATCCTGCGGTGATACAGCCTTTGCCTAACGTGGCCGATGTCGCCGGAACAGTCAGTCGCGGGCTTTCGGTCGTTGTTAATTCCAGTGAACCGGGACTTTTGAGAGTTGCCGTTTACGGTGCAATGCCGATAGAAGAAAACGGCCTTCTGGTGAATCTAAGATTTACGGCAGTTGGTGCATCTGGTTCCGTATCGCCGATCTCGTTCGAGCGGATTGTTTTTAACGAAGGTTTGTCGCGAGTGACGATCGCTGACGGAAAGATCGAACTTTTCTAG
- a CDS encoding MATE family efflux transporter — translation MSINNQSTPVEAVDNSPLAVLREAIRGSNRDFTTGPIGLAIFLLAVPMILEMSMESLFAVVDIFFVAKLGADAIAIVGLTESVMALIYAVAFGLAIGATATVARRTGEKDEAGAAKSAAHVIYLGVIVSAIISAIGIVFAPDILKLLGAHDRVIVEGTTFMRIMLGGNAVVVFIFLLNAIFRGAGDAAIAMRVLVLANGLNMVLAPCFIFGVAFFPELGVTGAAVGTTIGRGIGVLYAAWHLMRPGGRIHIDRESWRFDPKLLWKLARLSSTGVFQLLIATASWTALMPIMAGFGEVAIAGYVIALRVVMFALLPALGLSNAAATMVGQNLGAGKPERAEAAVWKAAWFNAAVYFGIGLVFLFFSNQIIGIFTQEAEVLRYGTSALHIIAFGFAFYGLGMVLETAFNGAGDTWTPTYLNLLIFWIFEIPLAYALAYRFDLGPDGVFWAITLAFSLLAIASGLLFKRGKWKLKTV, via the coding sequence ATGTCTATTAATAATCAATCTACGCCCGTGGAGGCGGTCGATAATTCTCCTTTGGCGGTGCTGCGCGAGGCGATACGCGGATCGAACCGCGATTTTACAACGGGGCCGATAGGGCTGGCGATATTTTTGCTGGCGGTGCCGATGATACTCGAAATGAGCATGGAAAGCCTTTTCGCGGTCGTCGATATTTTCTTTGTCGCCAAGCTCGGTGCCGACGCGATCGCTATTGTCGGACTTACCGAATCTGTAATGGCGTTGATCTATGCTGTCGCTTTTGGACTGGCTATCGGCGCGACGGCAACCGTTGCTCGTCGGACGGGCGAAAAGGACGAAGCCGGCGCGGCAAAGTCGGCGGCGCACGTTATCTATCTAGGCGTGATCGTTTCGGCGATCATCAGTGCGATAGGCATTGTCTTCGCGCCCGATATATTGAAGCTGCTCGGCGCTCACGACAGAGTGATCGTGGAAGGCACGACATTTATGCGGATAATGCTCGGCGGCAACGCGGTCGTCGTGTTCATTTTTCTGCTCAATGCCATCTTTCGCGGAGCGGGCGACGCCGCAATTGCGATGCGTGTGCTGGTTTTGGCAAATGGTTTGAATATGGTGCTTGCGCCGTGTTTTATTTTTGGCGTCGCATTCTTTCCCGAGCTCGGTGTCACCGGCGCGGCCGTTGGCACTACGATCGGCAGAGGAATCGGCGTGCTTTATGCGGCGTGGCACTTGATGCGGCCAGGCGGCCGGATACACATAGATCGAGAAAGCTGGCGGTTTGACCCAAAGCTCCTGTGGAAACTCGCAAGATTGTCTTCGACCGGCGTTTTCCAACTTCTGATCGCGACGGCGAGTTGGACGGCGTTGATGCCGATCATGGCGGGTTTTGGCGAGGTCGCGATTGCGGGTTATGTTATTGCTCTGCGTGTTGTGATGTTTGCTTTGCTGCCGGCGCTTGGTTTGAGTAATGCAGCCGCGACAATGGTCGGGCAGAATCTCGGTGCCGGAAAACCAGAACGCGCTGAGGCCGCTGTGTGGAAAGCTGCGTGGTTCAACGCCGCCGTTTATTTTGGCATTGGCCTAGTCTTTTTGTTCTTTTCAAATCAGATCATCGGCATTTTTACGCAGGAGGCGGAAGTTCTACGATACGGCACGTCGGCACTGCATATCATTGCCTTCGGTTTTGCATTCTATGGTTTGGGAATGGTGCTGGAAACGGCATTCAACGGCGCCGGCGACACATGGACGCCGACATATCTCAATCTGCTGATATTTTGGATCTTTGAAATACCGCTTGCTTACGCTCTGGCATATAGATTCGATCTAGGACCGGACGGAGTGTTTTGGGCGATAACACTTGCGTTCTCGCTCCTTGCAATCGCTAGCGGCCTGCTGTTCAAACGCGGAAAGTGGAAACTCAAGACGGTTTAG
- a CDS encoding leucyl/phenylalanyl-tRNA--protein transferase, producing the protein MSLPVFPDPKTFKYPEWVSIGDYLFRSHDVVSFGTKLTVENVREAYLKGIFPWYTEGVPLPWHCPEERAILEFADLNVPRSLERARRKNDLTFTIDKDFRAVIRECSLAHRPGQRGTWITNEFERVFTELHDKGMAHSVEVWDADSNLVGGLYGVDAGGVFCGESMFYKVPNASKIALLFLIDHLRSRGSTWLDTQVMTPHFEALGAKEIYRDEFLEKLAFTQRSSLKLFG; encoded by the coding sequence ATGTCTTTGCCCGTGTTTCCCGATCCGAAAACCTTTAAATATCCTGAATGGGTCTCGATCGGGGACTATCTTTTCCGTTCGCACGACGTCGTTTCGTTTGGTACGAAACTGACGGTCGAAAATGTGCGCGAAGCTTATCTGAAAGGCATTTTCCCGTGGTACACCGAAGGAGTTCCTTTGCCGTGGCACTGTCCCGAGGAACGTGCGATATTGGAATTTGCCGATCTCAATGTTCCGCGCAGTTTGGAACGTGCCCGCCGAAAAAATGACCTGACATTTACGATCGACAAAGATTTTCGAGCCGTCATCCGCGAATGTTCGCTCGCTCATCGTCCGGGCCAGCGCGGTACTTGGATCACTAATGAGTTTGAGAGAGTTTTTACCGAGCTTCACGACAAGGGCATGGCTCACAGCGTCGAGGTTTGGGATGCTGACAGCAATCTGGTCGGCGGGCTTTACGGCGTGGATGCGGGCGGAGTTTTTTGCGGCGAGAGTATGTTTTACAAGGTGCCAAACGCCTCAAAAATCGCGCTTTTGTTCCTGATCGACCATCTAAGATCACGTGGCTCAACGTGGCTCGACACACAAGTAATGACGCCTCATTTTGAAGCGCTCGGCGCAAAAGAGATCTACCGCGATGAGTTCTTAGAGAAGCTCGCGTTTACTCAAAGATCCAGCTTAAAATTATTTGGTTAA
- a CDS encoding phosphoribosylformylglycinamidine cyclo-ligase — MNKPISYADAGVSIDKANLAVAKIRDMARSTFNERTLTEIGSFGGMFAGAFPDMSEPILVASADGVGTKLKVAFETGIHNTVGADLVNHCVNDILVQGARPLFFLDYFATGKLEPDVTASVVEGMARACRENSCVLLGGETAEMPSMYADGEYDLAGFIVGVVDKPKVIDGKSITSGDIVLGIPSTGLQTNGYSLARKLFFEVGGYSVDSHLDELGSTVGEALLATHQSFLPQIGPLLDSGVIKGLVHITGGGFLENIPRILPEGVSVEINRGTWPELPIFKLMQRLGNVETQEMFRTYNMGVGMIVVCAEEHVPTIRDQIQTSVVIGQITNGTGEVIISA; from the coding sequence ATGAATAAACCAATCTCATACGCCGACGCGGGCGTTTCGATAGACAAAGCAAATCTTGCCGTCGCGAAGATCCGCGATATGGCGCGCAGCACGTTTAATGAGCGGACGCTGACCGAGATCGGCAGCTTTGGCGGAATGTTTGCCGGAGCATTTCCCGATATGTCGGAGCCTATACTTGTTGCATCGGCTGACGGCGTCGGAACGAAGCTCAAGGTTGCTTTCGAGACAGGAATTCACAACACGGTCGGCGCCGATCTTGTAAATCATTGTGTCAATGATATTTTGGTCCAAGGCGCGCGGCCTTTGTTTTTTCTCGATTACTTTGCCACCGGAAAGCTTGAGCCAGATGTAACGGCATCCGTCGTTGAAGGCATGGCCCGAGCCTGCCGCGAAAATAGTTGCGTTCTTCTCGGCGGCGAAACGGCGGAAATGCCCTCGATGTATGCTGACGGCGAATACGATCTTGCCGGATTTATCGTCGGCGTCGTCGATAAACCAAAAGTCATCGACGGCAAATCGATCACGTCCGGCGATATTGTTCTCGGAATTCCATCGACCGGCCTGCAAACAAACGGCTACTCGCTTGCTCGCAAACTGTTTTTTGAGGTTGGCGGCTATTCTGTAGATTCGCATTTAGACGAACTCGGTTCAACGGTCGGCGAAGCATTACTCGCCACGCACCAAAGTTTCTTGCCGCAGATCGGCCCGCTACTCGACAGCGGCGTCATAAAGGGCCTCGTCCACATCACCGGCGGCGGCTTTCTCGAAAATATCCCCCGTATCTTGCCGGAAGGCGTGTCCGTCGAAATAAACCGAGGCACATGGCCGGAACTGCCGATCTTCAAACTAATGCAGCGCCTCGGAAATGTCGAGACACAAGAGATGTTCAGGACTTATAATATGGGTGTAGGGATGATCGTCGTGTGTGCTGAGGAGCATGTGCCGACGATCAGGGATCAAATACAAACAAGTGTTGTGATAGGACAAATTACAAACGGAACAGGAGAAGTGATCATCAGTGCCTAA
- a CDS encoding tetratricopeptide repeat protein: MKKIQLLIFVILFAAGAAVAQTAQQHLDQGIQYYKNKQYPQAIASFTASINLAPAAPTAWFNRGQAYFFSGNIDMAIADYSQTLVLSPNHNDALFQRGLARNRKKDHIGAITDYSKGIQLTPNEAQIWYNRGIAYSDKGDLDLALADYNQAIKLNPNYMKAFVNRGSVYYKKKQYDLALADTNIAVRLDPTYVEGWNNRGMIYSAMAQYDMAIADYSEAMKRNPNYAKAYLDRGIAYNKKKMNDTAISDINQAIKLDPKYAGAYLMRGAIYFDTKRYDLAKADMEKVLQLTPNQKLASDVLAKIAALPK; this comes from the coding sequence ATGAAAAAGATTCAGTTGTTAATATTTGTGATCTTATTTGCTGCCGGAGCAGCGGTTGCGCAGACTGCCCAGCAGCATCTCGATCAGGGGATTCAATACTATAAAAACAAACAATACCCACAGGCTATCGCGAGCTTTACCGCTTCGATCAACTTGGCTCCTGCGGCTCCGACAGCTTGGTTTAATCGCGGGCAGGCTTATTTTTTCTCCGGCAATATAGATATGGCGATCGCTGACTATTCGCAGACGCTGGTATTGTCGCCAAACCATAACGACGCACTGTTTCAACGCGGCCTGGCCAGGAACAGGAAAAAGGATCACATCGGTGCAATCACGGACTATTCTAAGGGCATACAACTGACCCCAAACGAGGCTCAAATCTGGTATAACCGCGGCATCGCCTATTCTGATAAAGGTGATCTGGATCTCGCGCTTGCCGATTACAATCAGGCGATAAAGCTAAATCCAAACTATATGAAGGCTTTTGTTAATCGCGGTTCGGTGTATTACAAGAAAAAACAGTACGATCTTGCTCTTGCCGACACTAATATTGCGGTCAGACTCGACCCGACATACGTCGAGGGTTGGAATAATCGGGGAATGATCTATTCCGCCATGGCCCAATACGATATGGCGATCGCGGATTATAGCGAGGCGATGAAAAGGAACCCTAATTACGCCAAGGCTTACCTTGACAGAGGCATCGCCTATAACAAAAAGAAGATGAACGACACGGCCATTTCCGATATAAATCAGGCGATAAAGCTCGATCCAAAATATGCCGGTGCCTATCTAATGCGTGGAGCGATCTATTTTGATACGAAACGATATGACCTCGCTAAAGCCGATATGGAAAAAGTTTTGCAGCTGACACCGAACCAGAAACTCGCAAGCGATGTCCTTGCAAAAATTGCAGCTCTGCCTAAATAG
- a CDS encoding transglutaminase domain-containing protein, whose translation MSDELFGSYQKSRVNSKSIVIGLVALIVLSGAAYFVVWMSKPVPRPEEDIIAEQIRNNTVSMLDYRTFSGEEFRQQILGKGRLERYVKVNDEAFFTYPEADDSDFDAFIGKTFFDAAKIELGKLDGKHLKIGDYKMPTYYAGRFFRTSLANIKIPREQTLTFPYSTANYTMTLDEMNDFFNDKSVYGGRLIAQQGERTNRPTFIFANHGIMVAKPDEPSLRRLADDLLKDVGQDREARVQRLVDFVSNEIEYSFTEAIGGGETLKRANETLMTRNGDCSNKTILFASLLEQIGEEYILLYCPRHITVAVPIGNFPNENKVDFEFNSRQWAVAETTVKGFQVGLSKVDRPEILQLVNYVQDPKHMDVIFDVNSGEFLKFL comes from the coding sequence ATGTCAGACGAACTCTTTGGCTCGTATCAAAAGAGCCGCGTCAACTCTAAGTCTATAGTCATCGGGCTTGTTGCTTTGATCGTGTTGTCTGGTGCGGCGTATTTTGTTGTTTGGATGAGCAAGCCGGTGCCGCGTCCTGAAGAGGACATTATTGCCGAGCAGATACGCAACAATACGGTATCAATGCTCGATTACCGAACGTTTTCCGGCGAGGAATTTCGTCAGCAGATACTTGGAAAGGGCAGACTCGAACGCTATGTAAAGGTAAACGACGAAGCATTCTTTACCTATCCCGAAGCCGACGACAGCGATTTTGATGCATTCATTGGAAAGACCTTTTTCGATGCGGCAAAGATCGAGCTAGGCAAACTTGACGGCAAACACTTGAAGATCGGCGATTACAAAATGCCGACCTATTACGCCGGGCGATTTTTCAGGACAAGCCTCGCCAATATTAAAATTCCACGTGAGCAAACGCTTACGTTTCCTTACTCGACGGCCAACTACACAATGACGCTCGACGAGATGAACGACTTCTTTAACGACAAGAGCGTTTACGGCGGCAGGCTTATCGCACAGCAAGGTGAGCGAACAAACAGGCCTACATTCATCTTTGCCAACCACGGTATCATGGTCGCAAAGCCGGACGAGCCTTCGCTAAGAAGGCTTGCTGACGATCTGCTAAAAGACGTTGGGCAAGATCGTGAGGCCCGTGTTCAAAGACTCGTTGATTTTGTCTCAAACGAGATTGAATACAGTTTCACCGAGGCCATCGGCGGCGGCGAAACTCTAAAACGCGCCAACGAAACGCTGATGACCCGCAACGGCGATTGCAGCAACAAAACGATCCTGTTTGCCTCGCTGCTCGAACAGATCGGCGAAGAGTACATCCTGCTTTACTGCCCGCGACACATAACCGTAGCGGTGCCGATCGGTAATTTTCCAAACGAGAACAAGGTTGATTTTGAGTTTAATTCTCGTCAATGGGCTGTAGCAGAAACGACCGTCAAAGGCTTTCAAGTCGGACTTTCAAAAGTTGACCGCCCCGAAATCCTCCAGCTAGTCAACTACGTCCAAGACCCAAAACATATGGATGTCATTTTCGACGTAAACTCTGGCGAGTTTTTGAAGTTCCTATGA
- a CDS encoding phosphoribosylglycinamide formyltransferase, translating into MKIGILISGRGSNMVALVDAVQSGEIPDSEVSVVISNKADAAGLEKARDRGVETVVIEQNGRTREEHDAAIIDELNKHGVELVCLAGYMRLLSPNFVRAFPNKIINIHPSLLPSFPGLDAQKQAFEAGVKVTGCTVHYVDELLDHGPTILQCEVNRLDDDTIETLSARILEREHTLYVQAVKHIIFHD; encoded by the coding sequence ATGAAAATCGGAATACTAATATCAGGCCGTGGTTCGAATATGGTCGCTCTTGTCGATGCGGTTCAGAGCGGCGAGATACCTGATTCGGAAGTTTCGGTTGTTATCAGTAATAAGGCTGACGCTGCTGGGCTCGAAAAAGCGCGTGATCGAGGCGTTGAGACTGTCGTGATCGAGCAAAACGGCAGAACGCGCGAAGAGCACGATGCCGCTATCATCGATGAGTTAAACAAACACGGCGTTGAACTGGTTTGTCTTGCGGGCTATATGCGGCTGCTATCGCCGAACTTTGTTCGTGCCTTTCCAAATAAGATCATCAATATTCACCCAAGCCTGCTGCCATCGTTTCCCGGCCTTGATGCACAGAAACAAGCTTTCGAAGCAGGCGTCAAAGTCACTGGCTGCACCGTGCATTACGTCGATGAACTATTAGACCACGGCCCAACGATATTGCAGTGCGAAGTAAATAGGCTTGACGACGACACGATTGAAACGCTTTCAGCGCGGATATTGGAGCGGGAACATACGCTCTATGTTCAGGCTGTCAAGCACATAATTTTCCATGACTGA
- a CDS encoding DUF1003 domain-containing protein translates to MPTSQKTAKRSENSRSSTDKRSVDAETENNVLKIISIENAQKDNRTVGQKISEGIAAFCGSMVFVYVHIVWFGGWITVNSIANFQFDPFPYTFLTLVVSLEAIFLSTFILISQNHETKLTERRNHLDLQINMLAEQENTKTLELLQAIAEKVGVSFDDKAMKALLEPMKPERMIEQIMAATGEDPNDA, encoded by the coding sequence ATGCCAACTTCACAAAAAACTGCCAAAAGATCTGAGAATTCAAGATCTTCTACCGACAAAAGAAGTGTGGACGCTGAAACTGAGAACAATGTCCTCAAGATAATCAGCATTGAAAACGCGCAAAAAGACAACCGTACCGTTGGTCAAAAGATCTCCGAAGGCATAGCCGCCTTTTGCGGCAGCATGGTCTTCGTCTATGTTCACATCGTTTGGTTTGGCGGTTGGATCACCGTCAACTCAATTGCAAATTTTCAGTTTGATCCTTTTCCTTACACATTTCTTACACTCGTAGTTTCGCTTGAGGCGATTTTTCTTTCCACCTTCATATTGATTAGCCAAAACCACGAGACAAAACTCACCGAACGCCGCAATCATCTAGATCTCCAGATCAACATGCTCGCCGAACAGGAAAATACGAAGACGCTTGAATTATTACAAGCGATCGCCGAGAAGGTCGGCGTTTCCTTTGATGATAAAGCGATGAAAGCCCTCCTCGAACCAATGAAACCCGAGAGGATGATAGAGCAAATAATGGCCGCCACGGGCGAGGATCCGAACGATGCGTAA
- a CDS encoding lmo0937 family membrane protein, with translation MLWTIFLILLILWALGFGFAGAALGNFVHILIVIAIVVLVVQLVTGRRVD, from the coding sequence ATGCTTTGGACAATTTTTTTAATTCTATTGATTCTATGGGCTTTAGGCTTTGGCTTTGCCGGTGCAGCTCTTGGTAATTTTGTTCACATTCTGATAGTGATAGCGATCGTTGTATTGGTCGTGCAGCTTGTCACCGGACGAAGAGTTGATTGA
- a CDS encoding DUF2281 domain-containing protein, protein MHQVRVEKNSRVPLPDLIDSVINGDEVIFTQDNLPVAKLVAVQQKKVRPQFGSAKGMFVMADDFGEPLEDFDDYRK, encoded by the coding sequence ATGCATCAAGTACGTGTGGAAAAAAATTCAAGAGTTCCGTTGCCCGATCTGATCGATTCGGTTATTAACGGCGACGAAGTCATTTTCACCCAAGATAATTTGCCCGTTGCCAAACTCGTTGCTGTACAGCAAAAAAAAGTTCGCCCACAGTTTGGGAGCGCTAAGGGAATGTTTGTAATGGCAGACGATTTTGGCGAACCGCTTGAAGATTTTGACGATTATCGAAAATGA